In Candidatus Baltobacteraceae bacterium, a single genomic region encodes these proteins:
- a CDS encoding type II secretion system protein: MRRGEAGFTLPELVVAVAITLILLAAGGYWMLAMRPGALRNAVDDFDSNLAGAKALAASSGNGATLVFAPQPNGLTGFTLRVYSGRPNAANAVSATNTMAVNSGASVSEAHFGSPPFAIFLNSAGYPTGTANYPALDAHENPTFNVIAQQPPCPSGGIVLTFTSAQGVTATRTLPCNTTLDTVGGTDPTPTPNAPHISPTYLLAHDTSDAGPLRFKAAEYGYYHWYASTVNGAPCQTIASDTGAAPATFASPWPYAQPSPASQGGAAPSPPEFAPYTWPIGDPNDPPAWFSLSPVLHNGGMCTVSVADDYSQSGTVTVQVMGDLTASTTSVPAMTVGGGAQTIGFTKTFDSQQLLLSAGGPCLGVVSATTASGSFPSSPSHTPANASVTITPVGAGSCTLIVQDQYGEQIAIGATVKKPDQPFATWPASLVVATGGGAVAMTSSGALAYEGGDYALARVAPAINALFGGGIARAQSSVYTGPCYAQAFASGTSGAVDTSLPSSVAGALGVSVTTDGCILNGAASAPYGGASPTGAIVAYEPIGSGQTGNFSTTNVGACVQLGSWNPPSASGEQASLSATGRTAGSCIVDLSDGVSTQTPKPDAGQVSLSVVNALSFTTVTCTGFVDQEGDRGCSVSCEGTSGGCQSSGQSVIFPCNGLNGVGLFDVTTGEGTDTTGLQINPGQSISVTTSSDGTAFVSASSCASS, translated from the coding sequence ATGCGCCGAGGCGAAGCGGGATTCACCTTGCCCGAACTGGTCGTGGCGGTGGCGATCACACTGATCCTGCTCGCAGCCGGCGGCTACTGGATGCTCGCGATGCGCCCGGGCGCACTTCGCAACGCGGTCGACGATTTCGATTCGAACCTCGCCGGCGCCAAGGCGCTGGCGGCCAGCAGCGGCAACGGCGCGACGCTCGTCTTCGCGCCGCAGCCGAACGGACTGACGGGCTTTACGCTGCGCGTCTATTCCGGCCGGCCGAATGCGGCGAATGCGGTGAGCGCAACCAACACGATGGCGGTGAACAGCGGTGCAAGCGTGAGCGAAGCGCACTTCGGCAGTCCGCCGTTTGCGATCTTCTTGAACAGCGCGGGCTATCCGACCGGAACGGCAAATTATCCGGCGCTCGATGCGCACGAGAATCCGACGTTCAATGTGATTGCGCAGCAGCCGCCATGTCCGAGCGGCGGCATCGTGCTCACGTTCACGAGCGCGCAAGGCGTCACGGCGACCCGCACGCTGCCGTGCAATACGACGCTCGACACGGTCGGTGGCACCGATCCGACGCCGACCCCGAACGCACCGCACATCTCGCCGACGTATCTGCTGGCGCACGATACCAGCGATGCGGGCCCGCTGCGCTTCAAAGCGGCCGAGTACGGCTACTACCATTGGTACGCCTCGACGGTAAACGGCGCGCCGTGTCAGACAATCGCCTCGGATACGGGTGCTGCGCCGGCGACGTTCGCGAGCCCGTGGCCGTACGCGCAGCCAAGTCCCGCAAGCCAAGGCGGCGCTGCGCCTTCGCCGCCGGAGTTTGCGCCGTACACGTGGCCGATCGGCGACCCGAACGATCCGCCCGCGTGGTTCTCGCTCTCGCCGGTGTTGCACAACGGCGGCATGTGCACGGTAAGCGTCGCCGATGATTACAGCCAATCGGGAACCGTAACGGTGCAAGTGATGGGCGATCTTACCGCTTCAACGACGTCGGTGCCGGCGATGACGGTGGGCGGCGGCGCGCAGACAATCGGATTCACGAAAACGTTCGACTCGCAGCAGCTGCTGCTCTCGGCCGGCGGACCGTGCCTCGGTGTCGTCAGCGCGACTACGGCGTCGGGCTCGTTTCCGAGCTCGCCGTCGCACACGCCGGCCAATGCGAGCGTGACGATCACACCGGTCGGCGCGGGCAGCTGCACGCTGATCGTGCAGGATCAATACGGCGAACAGATCGCGATCGGTGCGACGGTAAAGAAACCCGATCAGCCCTTCGCAACTTGGCCGGCCTCGCTCGTCGTCGCGACCGGCGGCGGCGCCGTCGCGATGACGTCGAGCGGCGCGCTAGCCTATGAAGGCGGCGATTACGCGCTTGCGCGGGTTGCACCGGCGATCAACGCGCTGTTCGGCGGCGGCATTGCTCGCGCGCAAAGCAGCGTATATACCGGGCCATGTTACGCGCAGGCATTTGCGTCGGGAACGAGCGGCGCCGTTGATACGTCTTTGCCGTCGAGCGTCGCGGGCGCGCTCGGCGTAAGCGTGACAACCGACGGATGCATTTTGAATGGCGCTGCAAGCGCACCATACGGCGGCGCGTCACCAACCGGCGCGATCGTTGCATACGAACCAATCGGAAGCGGACAGACTGGGAATTTCTCCACGACGAACGTGGGCGCTTGCGTTCAACTAGGCTCCTGGAATCCGCCGAGCGCGAGCGGCGAACAGGCTTCGCTTTCGGCGACCGGGCGCACCGCGGGAAGCTGCATCGTTGACCTGTCGGATGGAGTATCGACGCAAACGCCAAAGCCCGATGCTGGACAGGTTTCCCTATCAGTTGTTAATGCATTGTCGTTTACAACAGTGACGTGCACAGGCTTCGTCGATCAAGAAGGCGACCGCGGATGCAGCGTGTCTTGTGAAGGAACGAGCGGAGGCTGCCAGAGCTCGGGTCAGTCAGTCATTTTTCCTTGCAACGGCTTGAATGGCGTTGGTCTATTCGATGTTACTACGGGCGAAGGGACCGATACGACCGGGCTGCAGATCAATCCGGGCCAAAGCATCTCGGTGACCACATCAAGCGACGGAACGGCATTTGTCTCCGCGAGCTCATGCGCGAGCTCCTGA